AACATTGGTTACTATTATATCAATTATTCCTTGAAACAAATTGCATTTCATAGATAGGAAGTGAAAAAAATTGCATAGAATTATGATTGTTGGTGCAGGTGTTGGTGGGACAGCTATTCTACAACTTTTAGATCATTTAACCACTTTGCAAACGATTGCAGTAGTTGACATTAGGGAAGATGCTCCAGGCATAATCGAAGCAAGAAAAGCCGGTATTAAGACAGGTAGTAATTGGCGTGATTTTTTGCAGGAACCGCTTGATATGGTGTTCGATGTAACAGGGGATCGTGGTGTTTTTGATGAACTTTTAGCTTCACTATCAAAAAATACGATACTAATACCAGGTGGAATTGCTGAAATTATTGTTCGTCTTTTACAAGAAAAAGACTACTATATACAAAAACTCCAAAGTTTTTCGCATCGACAGCAAATTATTTTTAATTCTATTGAAGAAGGGATGATTAGTGTAAATCCAGAAGGAATCATTACATTCTTTAATCAGAGTGCCGAACGAATGATGGGCATTTCTAACGAAGAGGCAATCGGAAAACACTATTCAGCTGTTATTCATGATCAAGGGGTAGAACGAGTTCTTGAAACAGGAATAGCCGAGATAAATCAAGAGCTGCTATTAGATTCAGGAAAAAAATTAGTCACCTCTCGGATTCCGATGATCGATGAAAACTCTCATCAAATTGGGGTCTTATCCATTTTTAAGGATATAACGGAAGTTGTTGCATTAGCCGAAGAAATAACAGATTTAAGAGAAATTAAAACAATGTTAGAAGCCATTATCCAATCAAGTGATGATGCAATTTCTGTTGTTGATGAAAAAGGATGCGGAATCGTAGTAAATCCAGCATATACACGAATTACAGGATTAACGCCCGAACAGATTATTGGACAACCAGCTACAACAGATATCTCTGAAGGGGAGAGTATGCATTTAAAAGTAATCGAAACAAAAAAACCGATAAGAGGCGTGAATATGCGACTTGGACCGCACAAGCGAGAAGTAATTGTTAATGTTGCGCCTATTCTAGTAGAGGATGAACTAAAAGGTAGTGTTGGTGTTATCCATGATGTAACCGAGATGCGCAGACTAGCAAATGAATTAAATCAAGCCAAAACCATTATCCGAACATTAGAATCTAAATACGTTTTCGATGATATTATTGGAGATTCAGATGAAATGACCTTAGCCATTGAACAGGCAAAATTAGCAGCTAAAACACCTGTAACGGTCTTTTTAAGAGGTGAATCAGGCACAGGAAAAGAACTTTTTGCACATGCCATTCATAGTGAGAGTAATCGCCATTACGAAAAATTTATTCGCGTGAATTGTGCTGCTATCGCTGAGAATCTATTAGAAAGTGAGTTATTTGGTTATGAAGACGGGGCATTTACGGGAGCAAAAAAAGGCGGGAAACGAGGGCTATTTGAAGAGGCAAATGGTGGCAGTATTTTTTTAGATGAGATTGGTGAGCTGTCGTTAAGTACACAAGCAAAATTATTACGAGTTCTTCAGGAACAAGAGATTGTTCGAGTAGGAGGATCAAAGCCAATTCCAATAGATGTAAGAATTATTGCAGCAACAAATGTGAATATGGAGAAAGCTTTACACGATCATACTTTTCGAGAAGATCTTTATTATCGTCTGAACCGTATGCCAATCTATATACCACCTTTACGAAAACGTTTAGAGGATATCCCTCAACTTGCAGAACGTCTTCTTTCAAAATTAAACCGTGAATATGGAAGAAATGTAACAAGCATAACGCCAACTGTTTTACAAAAATTAAAGGCCTATCGTTGGCCAGGAAATG
This window of the Rummeliibacillus pycnus genome carries:
- a CDS encoding sigma-54 interaction domain-containing protein, with the translated sequence MHRIMIVGAGVGGTAILQLLDHLTTLQTIAVVDIREDAPGIIEARKAGIKTGSNWRDFLQEPLDMVFDVTGDRGVFDELLASLSKNTILIPGGIAEIIVRLLQEKDYYIQKLQSFSHRQQIIFNSIEEGMISVNPEGIITFFNQSAERMMGISNEEAIGKHYSAVIHDQGVERVLETGIAEINQELLLDSGKKLVTSRIPMIDENSHQIGVLSIFKDITEVVALAEEITDLREIKTMLEAIIQSSDDAISVVDEKGCGIVVNPAYTRITGLTPEQIIGQPATTDISEGESMHLKVIETKKPIRGVNMRLGPHKREVIVNVAPILVEDELKGSVGVIHDVTEMRRLANELNQAKTIIRTLESKYVFDDIIGDSDEMTLAIEQAKLAAKTPVTVFLRGESGTGKELFAHAIHSESNRHYEKFIRVNCAAIAENLLESELFGYEDGAFTGAKKGGKRGLFEEANGGSIFLDEIGELSLSTQAKLLRVLQEQEIVRVGGSKPIPIDVRIIAATNVNMEKALHDHTFREDLYYRLNRMPIYIPPLRKRLEDIPQLAERLLSKLNREYGRNVTSITPTVLQKLKAYRWPGNVRELENIIGRAMIYMPTNESELHERYLQIPSNQENTDAKGTLNVVKVEGTLEEQISHFEKQIIQQALECCQYNKTKTAKMLNISIRNLYYKLEKYELA